The Levilactobacillus namurensis genomic interval TTTAGCGTGGGTCGTCACCGGCTACTTCGGGGTTCAGTCGCTGGTCTTTTACGTCTTGATCACCTGGCTACCCGAGATTTTCATGCACCAAGGCTTCTCGGCCGTCACGGCTGGGACGCTGGTCACCGTCATGCAGCTCAGTAACCTCCCCATGGCCTACATCGTGCCGATGACGTCTTCGAAGCCTTCCGGGGTAGCTGCCATGTTAGGCGTCACCGGAATCGGCTTAGTTGGTGGCGTCGCTGGTTTCTTGATTCCCCACCTTTCCTTAGGCGTTGCGATTTTCCTAAACGTCTTGATTGGTCTGGCTGCCGGTGCGGCCTTTAACCTGTCCGTGGTCTTCTTTACCCAAAAGACCACCAATGGGGATGAAACGGCTGCGTTATCGGGGATGGCGCAATCGGCCGGCTACCTAGTCGCCGCCGTGGGTCCCGTCATGCTAGGCTGGGTCGGTAACGCCTTAGGCTGGTCCCTGGTCGCGGGACTAACGGCCGCATTAAGCGCCCTGATGACGGCTATCGGCTTCGTAATTTGGCGCCACCACACCATCTACGACCATCACTAATTCAATTAAGATAAATCAAATAAGACGAGGGACTAGTTGCTAGCCTCTCGTCTTATTTATCGTGTTTTAGTTAAATTTTGGGGTGTCACCGTTAGTTCTTACGTTGAAACTGTTCGAACTCAAACGGATAGGGATTGCGCTCATCCGTTTGACCGACCTGGTGCCCAATCCGGGTAAACTGCGAATAATCGATTGCGGGCATCCAGGTGTCCCCCGGGAAGTCCGCCTGAATCGTGGTCCGGTAGAGTTGATCAACGTCGGGTAAGAGCCCCGCGAACAATTGCGCGCCCCCTACTACGAAGAGCTGTTCCGCCTCATGAGCCCGGGCATAAGTCCGAACAGCCGCTAGTGAGTCCAAGACCGTGACGTCTGCTGGAAAGTCAGCCGCCGGACGGTGACTGACTACGATATTCTTACGGTGCGGTAACGGCCGTCCAAATGAAGCAAACGTCCGGGCACCCGCAATGATCGTGTGGCCGGTCGTCGTGGTTTTAAAGAAGTGCATATCCGCGGGTAGGTGCCAAGGCAATTGCCCCTGGTACCCAATCACGCCGCCGTGGCTCTCCGCCCAAAGGTAGATTAACATCTGACGTCCCCTCCTAAACGGCTACCGGTGCTTTGATCGCCGGTGCCGGATCGTAGCCGGTTACTTTAATGTCCTTCATCCCGTAGTCGAAGATACTCGACTTCTCC includes:
- a CDS encoding dihydrofolate reductase, which codes for MLIYLWAESHGGVIGYQGQLPWHLPADMHFFKTTTTGHTIIAGARTFASFGRPLPHRKNIVVSHRPAADFPADVTVLDSLAAVRTYARAHEAEQLFVVGGAQLFAGLLPDVDQLYRTTIQADFPGDTWMPAIDYSQFTRIGHQVGQTDERNPYPFEFEQFQRKN